The Kluyveromyces marxianus DMKU3-1042 DNA, complete genome, chromosome 7 DNA segment AGGGTCTCTTTGCAAGATATCTCTCAAAGCATCTGGTGAAGGGAATTCGGTCAAAGAGGATCTTTGAATTAGTTTATAACCTCTTCTGATCAAAGTTCCGGCACCGGAATCAGTGAATAACTCCTTTTGCAAATCTTGAACGTTGATGATAGCAACGGAGGAAGATCTTGGAAGGAAGTCCAAaagttctttgatttccttGATCTTTAACTTGGTACCGAACTTAACCCAGCTTTGTTTCATGAGGTCATCGTATTCTTCGTCCAAATTGATAACAGAGACCTTTTCTCCAGTGCTACCATTTATGATACCACCCTTTTCGTTCAAGTAAACAATCTTCAATGGCTCGAAAACTCTTGCTAATTCACCAGCTGCAACATCCGCATTAACATTCAACATTTGGCCTGATTCAGTTTCAGCTAATGAAGTTAGAATTGGAAGAGCACCAGCTTTGATGGAGGCTTCAATAGGGTCTCTAGCAACAGAAGTAATGTTCCCGACCAATTTGTACTTTTCCTTATCCAAATATTCCGCAGTGAATACTCCGGAGGTGATTGGTCTGGCACGAACACCAAGCTGTTCCAATGCGGTAACCAATTTCAAGTTTTGTTCCAAGAAACACTTTCTGACAACAGCCATTGTGTGGTCATCAGTGATTCTAATACCATCAATGTAGTCTGGTTCAATACCCTGAGCCTCAAGTCTACCATTAACTTGTGGGCCTGTACCGTGTAACACAATTGGATACAATCCAACGTGGTACAAGAACGCAAGGCATGAAGCTAACTCTTGAAGATTGTCACTAATTATAGCACCCCCAACCTTGATAACAGCGAATTGCTGTTGAGACACAGAAGTGAAATACTTCAAATATTGTTCAACCTCCCTTTTAGATCCAATGTTATTTAATAACTGGATCACGGTAGATCTGGTGCCTGTAGACCCAACTCCGTTCGAGCTAGTGATAAATCTTCTTGAATACCCAACCCTCTTCTTAGGTAACGAAGCTGTAGCAGAATATCTTGATAATATGGAAGTTACTTGGCTCAAACGAGAAGGGTTAAGACCCTTCATTGAAACCAATAATTTGGCTGGTGCGGCACACATcgatgattatgatgattACTGCTAATCAGACTTGACTATGGCTAACGAAACGATGACTACTATCAAACTCTCCCCTTAAAACCCTTTATGAAGCTCTAAGCTTTGATGAGATGATCCTCTAACGCCAAAACTAAGTAGCCCTGCACCAAATAACAGTAAATACACTCAcaaaatggaaatgatACCTAATGGAAGTACTTAGCGAATTAGGTCCACTTTTTTATATGTGGAATGCCTCAGGTTgggcttttttttttttttcaaaaattttcatGAAATTACTCATAGTAAGACTCATCGAAGGACtcacagaagaagagtgaGAAATATGGTAGGAGTCCACTATTGGTGTAGGGATTTGTAGCGGAACGCCCATCAATGAACACTGAATTCTTTCtgaaattgttgaagtaTTTGATACTTGTGACGATAGCACTGCACATGTGACTTGCAATTAGTGCAGTGCGGATAGATATAGAgggaaagagagaaagagatttcTATGCTATTTTTTAGTGATATtgtgatcacgtgatattACACCATCTAGTACATAAGAGCATCATCGGAGCTGTTAGATGGCTGATGACGAGACCTGtctcttcttgatctgtAGCTCGAACTTGCAGGTTTTTGGTACGGCGGTACAGGTGGGGTTGTTAAGGGTGCGCCAGATGCAGGATATCTCGACTGGGGTGGAAGAGAACCTCTTCCTTCGTATGTATCGTGTCTTCTGGGTACTCTTCTGGTCATACCGAGTGGAGCGCCAGATGATGCTGGGGTACTTAGTTTGTTCATCAGttgcttcttttgatatCCTCTACCTCCCAGGCCGCCTCCTAATCGCCTTGGCTTGAAGTACTTAACTGTTCTGCCTCTTTCAATGTCTACAATTGAAGTCCGTCCCATTATTTCAATGCCTCGTCTCACACCCAGGTCTCTAAAGCATTGCTTTGAGTCCTCGTAGTTAACAAACTGTACAAATCCATATCCCCTGCTCTTGCCCTCTTTGTCTCGTACCACTCTGCAGGATTCTATCTCGCCGTATTTGACAAAACTCTTCTGCAATGCTACCTCATCTACAGAGTAGTCTAATCTTCCAACAAATAATGTGCGATATGGGTCACTagaaatatttggatcagATTCTGGGTGCCAGTCTTGAAGTTTCGCCCTCAATGCCTCTTGCTCCCGTTGCGATTCGTTTATCGCATCTTCATATACATCtaaatatttgttttcaGATATCTTGCAATCGAGCTTTTCATAGTTCGACACTTCGGGCAGCAGTTCTGCGACACCTGTCAggatatattttctttcttcgGCTTTTTTGAGCTTCAGTTTCGAAGGCTTCAAAGGTGGTCCCTGTGTAAATAGCTTCGTTACTGTTGGCGGAAGTTTCGTTAAAGTGTGGAATCCATCATGCCTGTTATATTGCTTAGTCTGCTGCTTCATTGCAACAGGGTTCGATAGGTTATAAATATACCTGTGTGTGATTATAGATAGCAGGATCCAGTGGGAAATAAAATGGTAGTATCGCTTATTGTCATTGGGACAGTACCATTTAATCTTTATTAACAGTTGTAATACATTTCAATGCtaatgttctttttttttaccatAATCattaaaaagaagtatGTAAGAAATgtgtcaaaaaataaagaatacGTAGTTGAGCAGTGATGTATTATTTTCGGGAAATACTGTTTACAACAACACACATATTTgaatctatatatatataataactATTTTATACAGTAGCAGTTTGCTTCTTACCGTGAATTAACTGATTGAGAAGATCAGATGAATTGCTTTGAGGTGGGTTCATCATTGGATGGGAAATACCCTGTTGAGcttgcatttgcatttgcaaTGATatttgttgctgttgctgttgttgctgctgctgctgctgctgctgctgctgttgatgttgctgctgctgctgttgttgttgttgttgttgttgaactacttgctgctgttgctgctgttgcacAGCAATTCCGGGAGGCAATACAGTAGGTGTCGTtttactttgaagaaatggtAAGAGAGATGACATATGGTCCACAGGTTTAATGGCTAGCATATCACAAAGCTTAGCACCAAGCACATTGTCCGATTGCTCACTACAAGTTATTCTatcaaaagagaataatgaTGGATAACTCTTGTAGGTTTCATCACTAAGCATGCTTGAATTGAACGAATAGTTACGCTCCGGTATGTCAGACAAAAACTTAAAGGTTTGATCTAGGAATTTAATGCAGGTAGCCATTGGATCATATGGATCCTCATAAGTCTTCTCacctttcttcttagaACTATTTCCTGAGGAAgcatttgttgttgaagcagAACCAGCATTGATTGGTGTTCCTGGTGCTGAACTATGGGATCCATCTGCCAAAGAGCTGGATAGGGTTGGGAATGTTGTAGACGTGACAGTTTTGTTGAAAATAGTGGATACAGGAGTTGGCGCTTGTGAAATACCCCATGGGTTTGAACCAGATGGGACAGGTGCAGGGGTTAGTACTGGTGGCGTAGGCTTAGAGTTTGATCCAGCACTTGTTATAGAGTTTGCATCCTCTGTTCTTAGTGAAGCGTGTGCCAACTTTGGTGTTGAGCTGGCACTTGTGGTAGTCTTCGCGAGAGCAGGTGGTGCATGCGGATGGTGGGagtgttcttttcttgagttATTGAAAGCATCTGCTTCTTCACCCGGTTCATGTAAGAACATACAATTTGGATTGGGGCATGGTTGACCTCTTAAATAAGATGAACAGTATTTTGTTGTACCATAAGCCGCTTTCACTGGATGTCCATCAATATAAATACCATCAATCGCTTGAATACATTTAGCTGCATCATCCTTTCTGGAAAATGTCACGTATATACCGTAACCAGAGTTAACGTGGCTGGAGGAGCTAGACACAGAATGATGCTCGTGTCCagtcttcttgttgatgacAATCTTGTTAATCTTACCGTACTGGCCGAAATACTTGTCCGATCTCAAGATCGATGGTAGTTCTTCGTATGGGTAAGGCGGATTCAATCCAATAACGTACACTAAATTCTTTTGGATAACTCTCATACCAGCTAACTGCTTCCTGTTATGCGTATCGTTTTCCCTGCgttctctttctctttgctTCCGCTCACGTTCCTTCCTGGCCTGTTTCGATCGTTCAAGCTTCAACTCTTCTGGAGAAAGAACGATATACTCCACACTTTCATCATCGTATTTTCTACGACAGGCTGGACACCGGCCGTTTAGT contains these protein-coding regions:
- the MOT2 gene encoding CCR4-NOT core ubiquitin-protein ligase subunit MOT2, whose translation is MMTAATENPHVHQNQHEIQKALSNYDTSFLSDDEEDLCPLCIEPLDVMDKHFKPCPCGYQICQFCYNNIRQNPELNGRCPACRRKYDDESVEYIVLSPEELKLERSKQARKERERKQRERERRENDTHNRKQLAGMRVIQKNLVYVIGLNPPYPYEELPSILRSDKYFGQYGKINKIVINKKTGHEHHSVSSSSSHVNSGYGIYVTFSRKDDAAKCIQAIDGIYIDGHPVKAAYGTTKYCSSYLRGQPCPNPNCMFLHEPGEEADAFNNSRKEHSHHPHAPPALAKTTTSASSTPKLAHASLRTEDANSITSAGSNSKPTPPVLTPAPVPSGSNPWGISQAPTPVSTIFNKTVTSTTFPTLSSSLADGSHSSAPGTPINAGSASTTNASSGNSSKKKGEKTYEDPYDPMATCIKFLDQTFKFLSDIPERNYSFNSSMLSDETYKSYPSLFSFDRITCSEQSDNVLGAKLCDMLAIKPVDHMSSLLPFLQSKTTPTVLPPGIAVQQQQQQQVVQQQQQQQQQQQQHQQQQQQQQQQQQQQQQQISLQMQMQAQQGISHPMMNPPQSNSSDLLNQLIHGKKQTATV
- the SNP1 gene encoding U1 snRNP complex subunit SNP1, producing the protein MKQQTKQYNRHDGFHTLTKLPPTVTKLFTQGPPLKPSKLKLKKAEERKYILTGVAELLPEVSNYEKLDCKISENKYLDVYEDAINESQREQEALRAKLQDWHPESDPNISSDPYRTLFVGRLDYSVDEVALQKSFVKYGEIESCRVVRDKEGKSRGYGFVQFVNYEDSKQCFRDLGVRRGIEIMGRTSIVDIERGRTVKYFKPRRLGGGLGGRGYQKKQLMNKLSTPASSGAPLGMTRRVPRRHDTYEGRGSLPPQSRYPASGAPLTTPPVPPYQKPASSSYRSRRDRSRHQPSNSSDDALMY